The following proteins come from a genomic window of Rhizobium sp. 007:
- a CDS encoding ABC transporter substrate-binding protein — MLRLLGAAAIAALFATLPASAQEKTAISITRQPGILYLASHVMETQKLIEKQAAKEGLDGLTIEWRTFSGGGAQTDALLAGNVDIVNTGSGNLLLLWDRTKGRVKGIIPSSAQPVIMVSNDPKIKSLDDIGPSDKIAVPTVGVSTQAILLQMVAAAKYGEDQVRKLDSNTVQLGHPDAVAAIANPNHEVKNHFSAPPFQYIELKQKGVHRVTDSREIIGGSLTQATFFTTTGFAESNPVIIKAVREATKQAVAYIKNDPKGALEAYKTITGDKTSIDDLMAIMNEPGFIDDYRTEPQGTMKFATHLNKIGTLKMQPKAWTDYYLPESADLNGN, encoded by the coding sequence ATGTTGAGACTTTTGGGTGCTGCCGCGATCGCAGCTCTTTTCGCGACGCTTCCGGCTTCGGCTCAGGAAAAGACTGCGATCTCCATTACACGGCAGCCGGGGATTCTGTATCTTGCGAGCCACGTCATGGAAACGCAAAAGCTCATTGAGAAACAGGCTGCGAAGGAGGGGCTGGACGGCCTCACGATCGAATGGCGAACCTTTAGCGGCGGTGGAGCGCAGACCGATGCATTGCTCGCAGGCAATGTCGACATCGTCAACACGGGGTCGGGTAATCTTCTTCTGCTTTGGGATCGTACAAAGGGCCGCGTAAAAGGCATCATTCCGAGTTCCGCGCAGCCGGTCATCATGGTCTCCAATGATCCCAAGATCAAATCACTCGATGATATCGGCCCGAGCGACAAGATCGCCGTTCCGACCGTCGGCGTCTCGACGCAGGCGATTCTGCTGCAGATGGTCGCCGCCGCAAAGTATGGCGAAGACCAGGTCCGCAAGCTCGACAGCAATACCGTACAGCTTGGCCATCCGGACGCGGTCGCGGCCATCGCCAATCCCAATCACGAAGTCAAAAACCATTTCTCAGCACCGCCCTTCCAGTACATCGAGCTAAAACAGAAGGGCGTGCATCGCGTCACGGACTCGCGCGAAATCATCGGAGGTTCCCTCACTCAGGCGACGTTCTTCACGACGACCGGGTTTGCTGAAAGCAATCCCGTCATCATCAAGGCCGTGCGTGAGGCAACCAAGCAAGCAGTGGCCTACATCAAGAACGATCCAAAGGGCGCCCTCGAAGCCTACAAGACCATCACCGGAGACAAGACGTCGATCGACGATCTCATGGCGATCATGAACGAGCCGGGTTTCATCGACGACTACCGGACCGAGCCGCAGGGGACGATGAAGTTCGCAACGCATTTGAACAAGATCGGGACGCTGAAGATGCAGCCAAAAGCATGGACCGACTACTACTTGCCTGAATCCGCCGACCTCAACGGCAACTGA
- a CDS encoding ABC transporter ATP-binding protein, producing the protein MFQSAAAVSPAHQAIAQAAEPLLSVEKVTLRYKTPNLLVTATEQVSFSVRKSDRFVLLGPSGCGKSTLLKAVGGYMKPVSGSIRINGRTVTKPGPDRMMVFQEFDQLMPWKTVLENVMFPLLVARKLLPKEAEEIARAYIDKVKLTRAVDSFPHTLSGGMKQRVAIARGMAMQPDILLMDEPFAALDALTRRQMQDELLQLWDDTKFTVIFVTHSIAEAIKISNRILLLSPHPGRVKAEVVDVDKASNEDGTAAALERDIHDLLFSEPGHRE; encoded by the coding sequence ATGTTCCAGTCCGCAGCAGCTGTTTCACCGGCGCATCAGGCTATTGCGCAAGCGGCTGAACCACTCTTGAGTGTCGAGAAAGTTACGCTGCGCTACAAGACGCCGAACCTCCTGGTCACCGCCACCGAACAGGTTTCCTTCAGCGTCAGGAAATCAGACCGGTTCGTGCTTCTAGGTCCATCGGGCTGCGGTAAGTCGACGCTGCTGAAAGCCGTAGGCGGATACATGAAGCCCGTCAGCGGTTCCATCCGCATCAACGGCCGGACGGTGACGAAACCGGGTCCGGACCGCATGATGGTGTTTCAGGAATTCGATCAGCTGATGCCCTGGAAGACCGTTTTGGAAAACGTGATGTTTCCGCTGCTGGTTGCGCGCAAGCTGCTGCCAAAGGAAGCAGAGGAAATCGCCCGCGCCTATATCGACAAGGTAAAGCTGACGCGCGCCGTCGACAGTTTTCCCCATACCCTATCTGGCGGGATGAAACAGCGTGTCGCCATTGCGCGCGGCATGGCGATGCAACCCGACATCCTTTTGATGGATGAACCTTTCGCGGCGCTCGACGCGCTGACGCGCCGCCAGATGCAGGACGAACTGCTTCAGCTTTGGGATGATACGAAGTTTACCGTCATCTTCGTCACCCATTCGATCGCTGAAGCGATCAAGATCTCCAACCGTATTCTGCTTCTGTCACCCCACCCGGGGCGCGTCAAAGCGGAAGTCGTGGATGTCGACAAAGCCTCGAACGAGGACGGGACCGCAGCTGCACTCGAGCGGGATATCCACGATCTTCTGTTCTCTGAACCAGGCCATCGGGAGTAA
- a CDS encoding ABC transporter permease, with translation MSAPQILLAEESANARPAYANIAAIEQKLGPVELIWGIGAVRKALLIIALALLWQVYATYLDNPLLFPTLADTLVTLVDRFADGTLPARIWTTLKILLMGYAAGTILAAILTVLAINTRIGTDFLETMTAMFNPLPAISLLPLALIWFGLGASSLVFVLVHSVLWAVALNTHSGFLGVSRTLRMVGANYGLSGLSYVVRILIPAAFPSILTGLKIGWAFAWRTLIAAELVFGVSSGQGGLGWFIFENRNLLDIPAVFAGLLTVIVIGLVVENLVFQTIERHTIQKWGMKE, from the coding sequence ATGAGCGCACCACAGATCCTGCTGGCCGAAGAAAGCGCCAACGCGCGCCCGGCCTATGCCAACATTGCCGCGATCGAGCAGAAGCTCGGGCCAGTTGAACTCATCTGGGGTATCGGCGCTGTCCGAAAGGCCCTGCTGATTATCGCGCTTGCGCTCCTGTGGCAGGTCTACGCCACTTACCTCGACAACCCACTTCTATTTCCGACCCTCGCCGACACGCTGGTGACGCTCGTCGATCGCTTCGCGGATGGCACGCTGCCGGCGCGCATCTGGACCACCTTGAAGATCCTTTTGATGGGATATGCGGCGGGAACGATCCTGGCGGCCATCCTGACCGTGCTGGCGATCAACACGCGCATCGGCACGGACTTCCTCGAGACGATGACCGCCATGTTCAACCCGCTTCCGGCCATTTCACTTCTGCCGCTGGCGCTCATCTGGTTCGGCCTGGGCGCCTCAAGCCTCGTCTTCGTGCTCGTGCATTCCGTGCTCTGGGCCGTGGCGCTGAACACCCATTCCGGGTTTCTCGGCGTCTCCCGCACTCTGCGCATGGTCGGGGCCAATTACGGCCTGTCCGGCTTGTCCTACGTCGTTCGCATTCTCATCCCGGCTGCGTTTCCCTCGATCCTTACCGGTCTTAAGATTGGCTGGGCCTTCGCCTGGCGCACACTGATTGCCGCCGAACTCGTCTTCGGCGTCTCGTCCGGGCAGGGCGGCCTTGGCTGGTTCATCTTCGAAAACCGCAATCTTCTCGACATCCCGGCCGTTTTTGCCGGACTGCTGACCGTCATCGTCATCGGTCTGGTGGTTGAAAATTTGGTCTTCCAGACGATTGAACGCCACACTATCCAGAAATGGGGCATGAAGGAATGA